The sequence tatttagaacaacctatgataggaacttaccaagtNTTCGTCTTCCTCCTCTGTCCGTCTCTGAGGGACTGGGCGAGAAGGTGCTCTGCCTGACGGGACGTGCATTGGAGCAGCGGAGGCAGTGGTCACAGGTTGAAGAAGGTGTTCCTCCAACTCAGAACTTTCTAATTCTTCTAGTTCCGCTTCCAGTTCATCCTACATTAGCCAAATATGTTTCATTGACACATGAGAAAATCGCAACACGAGAAACTAAGTTTTGGTAGTGAGAAATCGGCCAAAAACCTCATCAAAATCAGCTGCTGCACCAACAGGTGTGGCCAGGGCTTCCTGTATTAGCTTCATGTTCTCCGTCTGCTCGTTTATCTGGTCCATTGTTTTGTCCACATCGTCAATATTCCTGTgtataaacaaaatattctatTTAACAATCGATAGCAAGAAACAATGGGGATCGAAAACTAATTAAATCAAGTGCTTGtgataatttcaaaatattcaggACAGTTGATTTGGTCTGTTTACTTACGTTGCTTTCTGCATTGCTTTCATTGCAGATGCTCCACTTCTCAAGGCATCTACAGTATCGGTAGTAGCTTTTGCACCTTCTAACAGTATCATCTACAAATCATTTAAAAAGGCCCAAAGCAAGTAATGTAAGAAGAAATTCGTCagataataattgaatattattcaAAACATTCAATAAAACATCAAATACACCTGGTCGTGGATTCGTAGCTGGAAATTTGCAAGTTGTCCCATCTGTTCTTCATAGAGTTTCTTCCTCTTCAAACACTGTATAGCCGCTGTATTAATATGTTTTGCGAACATAGGTCAGTTGAAGATTCCGAATTAAAATTTACACCAACTTAATAAGGAGAATCAGTAATAACA comes from Primulina huaijiensis isolate GDHJ02 chromosome 17, ASM1229523v2, whole genome shotgun sequence and encodes:
- the LOC140963313 gene encoding vacuolar protein sorting-associated protein 32 homolog 2-like, whose translation is MFSRILGKPKQETNALATLDKLYETLDMLEKKESVLQKKASAEVEKARNYTKAKNKRAAIQCLKRKKLYEEQMGQLANFQLRIHDQMILLEGAKATTDTVDALRSGASAMKAMQKATNIDDVDKTMDQINEQTENMKLIQEALATPVGAAADFDEDELEAELEELESSELEEHLLQPVTTASAAPMHVPSGRAPSRPVPQRRTEEEDEXLQLQSLNLSLVRVCALLKVFFVGVLPVLRDILDA